A single region of the Pseudosulfitobacter pseudonitzschiae genome encodes:
- a CDS encoding M20 aminoacylase family protein, whose product MAVENWVAKQIEFLTAFRRDLHQNPELLYDVTRTAASVAEVLRTAGVDEVVEGIGRTGVVGVIRGQTNTSGRIIGLRADMDALPIIEATGKPWASKIDGKMHACGHDGHTTMLLGAARQLAESRAFDGTVIVIFQPAEEGGAGAKAMIDDGLFTRWPCNEVYGMHNRPNLPVGQFTIAPGPIMGSVDEVRITIEGRGGHAARPDETIDTFPIAAALIQAIQTITSRSIDPMDNAVVSLCTIHAGNAFNVIPQTIEITGTVRTLREEVRGHIEAQLGAMVPQIAAGYGATGTLNYIRMYPVTVNHHHETMLAAAAAQEVAGEAQVSLDMPPVLGGEDFSFMLNEVPGAMINIGNGTSAGLHHPEYDFNDDVIAWGCSYWTTLVRQRLPVR is encoded by the coding sequence ATGGCCGTTGAAAACTGGGTCGCAAAACAAATCGAGTTTCTGACCGCCTTTCGCCGCGATCTGCACCAAAACCCTGAACTGCTTTATGATGTGACCCGCACAGCTGCCTCTGTAGCCGAAGTCCTGCGTACCGCTGGTGTCGACGAGGTGGTTGAAGGCATCGGGCGCACCGGCGTTGTGGGCGTAATCCGCGGTCAAACCAACACTTCAGGCCGTATCATCGGCCTGCGCGCAGACATGGACGCCCTTCCGATCATCGAGGCGACAGGTAAGCCTTGGGCGTCAAAGATTGATGGCAAGATGCACGCCTGTGGTCACGACGGCCATACCACAATGCTGCTGGGCGCGGCCCGCCAGCTTGCAGAAAGCCGCGCGTTCGATGGCACCGTTATCGTGATCTTCCAGCCCGCCGAAGAAGGCGGCGCAGGTGCCAAGGCAATGATCGACGACGGTCTGTTCACGCGCTGGCCCTGCAACGAAGTCTACGGCATGCACAACCGCCCGAACCTGCCCGTCGGTCAATTCACCATCGCTCCCGGTCCGATCATGGGCTCTGTGGACGAGGTGCGCATCACCATCGAAGGCCGCGGCGGCCATGCGGCCCGCCCCGACGAGACAATCGACACTTTTCCGATTGCAGCGGCGTTGATACAGGCGATCCAGACCATCACATCGCGCAGCATCGACCCGATGGACAATGCTGTGGTTTCACTGTGTACAATTCATGCAGGCAATGCGTTCAACGTCATTCCACAGACCATCGAGATTACAGGCACTGTCCGCACCCTTCGCGAAGAGGTCAGAGGCCATATCGAAGCGCAACTTGGCGCAATGGTGCCCCAGATCGCAGCGGGTTACGGAGCAACCGGCACGCTGAACTACATTCGGATGTACCCTGTCACTGTAAACCATCACCACGAAACCATGCTCGCCGCCGCCGCCGCGCAAGAGGTTGCAGGCGAGGCGCAAGTTTCACTGGACATGCCGCCGGTTCTGGGTGGTGAGGATTTCTCGTTCATGCTCAACGAAGTGCCCGGGGCGATGATCAATATCGGGAACGGCACCTCTGCGGGTCTGCACCACCCCGAATATGACTTCAACGACGATGTGATCGCTTGGGGCTGCTCCTACTGGACAACACTTGTCCGCCAGCGTCTTCCGGTTCGTTAG
- a CDS encoding L-2-amino-thiazoline-4-carboxylic acid hydrolase, with protein MTTDASTSDGLDVNGVPILLRRKIEAMILKHVLDVITDRTDRAEAEAVIGETCSRSAIEQGKQLAEALGHTPDLTDFAAIQPNWTREDALQIDTLEASEEALDFNVTRCRYSEMYKEMGLGDIGHLLSCNRDGDFCIGYNPEMEMTRTQTIMKGASHCDFRYRMKNKEA; from the coding sequence ATGACGACTGATGCAAGCACCTCTGACGGCCTGGACGTGAACGGCGTGCCAATTCTATTGCGCCGCAAGATCGAAGCGATGATCCTCAAGCATGTGCTGGACGTGATCACCGACCGCACCGACCGCGCCGAGGCCGAAGCCGTCATTGGCGAGACGTGTTCACGCTCGGCCATCGAACAGGGCAAACAACTGGCCGAAGCGTTGGGCCATACGCCTGACCTGACCGATTTTGCCGCGATCCAGCCAAACTGGACCCGAGAGGACGCCTTGCAGATCGACACGCTGGAAGCCTCGGAGGAAGCGCTGGACTTTAACGTTACCCGCTGCCGGTATTCCGAAATGTACAAGGAAATGGGGCTGGGCGACATCGGCCACCTGCTGTCGTGCAACCGCGACGGTGATTTCTGCATCGGCTACAATCCTGAAATGGAAATGACCCGCACCCAGACCATCATGAAGGGTGCCAGCCATTGTGATTTCCGGTACCGCATGAAGAACAAGGAAGCGTAA
- a CDS encoding NAD(P)/FAD-dependent oxidoreductase, with protein sequence MNDVVFPPSLWADTAPPRPLAPVLNGTVETDVAVIGGGFTGLSAAIEIARNGGSVTVLEGKAVGWGASGRNNGQVIPILTSAEPAVWIKRYGAAGERMVQLIGNSANILFDLVREFDMRAEAEQTGWFQPAHSPGRVQLCKNRVDTWQRYGFPAEFKTAEETREILGSDFWYGGMLNPTGGHINPLALARAMAKTAEDLGAAIYENSPVTSYERVGAQWVIRTATGTLKARALILATNAYTGELAPSLAPKLAKSIIPVLSWQMATQPVGDNLRNGILPGRQAVSDTRGDLRFFRYDARNRLITGGAVIGNFDVANRVRAKASRNLGEAFPELGEPEMTHVWSGYIGMNWDRFPRIHRLGPDGWAWMGCNGRGVAFGTALGRELARAATGTAEDQLALPVTEPRPFPVHSIARRVAPTYLAWLKRKDLSEPKI encoded by the coding sequence TTGAACGACGTGGTATTTCCGCCCTCTTTGTGGGCTGACACAGCCCCACCCCGCCCCCTTGCGCCTGTGCTGAACGGAACGGTCGAAACAGATGTGGCTGTGATCGGCGGCGGCTTTACCGGCCTGTCCGCCGCAATCGAGATAGCCCGCAACGGAGGCTCTGTCACAGTTCTGGAAGGCAAGGCGGTCGGCTGGGGCGCATCCGGGCGCAACAATGGTCAGGTCATCCCAATTCTGACTTCGGCGGAACCTGCGGTCTGGATCAAACGCTACGGTGCTGCTGGTGAACGCATGGTCCAGTTGATCGGAAATTCGGCAAACATCCTGTTCGATCTTGTGCGCGAATTCGACATGAGAGCCGAGGCAGAACAGACCGGCTGGTTCCAGCCTGCCCACAGTCCTGGCCGCGTTCAGCTTTGCAAAAACCGGGTCGATACATGGCAGCGCTACGGCTTTCCGGCTGAGTTCAAGACCGCTGAAGAAACCCGCGAAATACTGGGCAGTGATTTCTGGTATGGGGGAATGCTAAATCCGACTGGCGGGCACATCAACCCCCTCGCCCTCGCCCGCGCTATGGCCAAGACCGCCGAAGATCTGGGTGCGGCAATCTACGAAAACTCCCCCGTTACCAGCTATGAACGCGTAGGCGCGCAGTGGGTCATTCGCACCGCCACCGGCACGCTGAAAGCACGCGCGCTGATCCTGGCGACCAACGCCTATACCGGAGAGCTTGCACCCTCGCTGGCCCCGAAGCTGGCAAAATCAATTATTCCCGTGCTCAGTTGGCAGATGGCAACGCAGCCGGTAGGGGACAATCTGCGCAACGGCATCCTGCCCGGCCGCCAAGCGGTGTCCGACACCCGTGGCGACCTGCGCTTTTTCCGCTATGACGCGCGCAATCGCCTGATCACGGGCGGTGCTGTGATAGGCAACTTTGACGTCGCAAACCGTGTCCGCGCCAAGGCCTCGCGAAATCTGGGCGAGGCGTTCCCCGAACTGGGCGAACCCGAAATGACCCATGTGTGGTCAGGCTATATTGGTATGAACTGGGACCGTTTCCCACGCATCCACCGACTGGGCCCTGACGGCTGGGCATGGATGGGCTGTAACGGGCGCGGTGTGGCCTTTGGCACGGCATTGGGCCGCGAACTGGCCCGCGCCGCTACCGGCACCGCGGAAGACCAGCTGGCCCTGCCAGTCACCGAACCGCGCCCCTTCCCGGTCCACAGTATCGCACGTCGCGTTGCACCAACATATCTCGCATGGTTGAAACGCAAAGACCTGAGCGAACCCAAGATTTAA
- a CDS encoding aminotransferase class V-fold PLP-dependent enzyme encodes MAIQFDTIRTAIIGEGTTIPGPFGPRALIYADYVASGRSINFIEDAIRKHVLPFYGNTHTETSFTGRRSTQLRELARETVRKSMGADANHAVIFAGSGATGAADKLVRALSMQGLNQEAVVFIGPYEHHSNDLIWRESGAQIVRIPLNNEGSVCLTTLESALKQHADAPLKIAAFSAASNVTGVRTDLRTIARLVHAQGGWCVADFAAAAPYIQVRLKASAEGEDDRIDAAFLSPHKFPGGPGASGILIADRRMFTSLRPTITGGGTVSYVTALRHNYVSDPERREEAGTPSIVENIRAGMVLQLKADMDENEVERREQALTSRLETALRAVPGIEILGPQNVPRIGVFSFNIRVAGKLLHHNYVVALLNDLFGIQARGGCSCAGPYGHALLGIDDETAECHERAVEQGHSAFRPGWARLGVNWFFDDSDTDRIAAALSFIAERGLELLAYYRLDLCAGVWRAQRKIDDSAATSLSDLWNTQDKNQETAPTFEGCLTFARDLADAAADLSRAPHLDLPPEEETLRWFWMPHDTVPPTRPQLETAL; translated from the coding sequence ATGGCTATTCAGTTCGACACCATCCGCACGGCCATTATTGGTGAGGGCACGACGATCCCCGGCCCCTTCGGTCCGCGCGCGTTGATCTATGCCGACTATGTGGCCTCGGGGCGATCCATCAACTTTATCGAGGATGCGATCCGCAAACACGTTCTGCCCTTTTACGGTAACACCCACACCGAAACGTCATTTACCGGTCGCAGGTCTACACAACTGCGCGAACTGGCGCGTGAGACGGTGCGCAAATCCATGGGTGCAGATGCGAACCACGCGGTAATCTTCGCGGGTTCGGGTGCCACTGGCGCGGCAGACAAATTGGTGCGCGCACTGTCCATGCAAGGATTGAACCAAGAAGCAGTCGTTTTTATCGGACCCTACGAACACCACTCCAACGACCTGATCTGGCGTGAAAGCGGTGCGCAAATCGTGCGTATTCCTCTGAACAACGAGGGCAGCGTATGCCTGACCACATTGGAAAGCGCCCTGAAGCAACACGCCGATGCGCCACTGAAGATCGCGGCCTTTTCGGCGGCTTCGAATGTGACCGGTGTGCGCACGGACTTGCGCACCATCGCCCGGCTGGTCCACGCGCAAGGCGGCTGGTGCGTTGCCGATTTCGCCGCGGCAGCGCCTTATATTCAGGTCAGACTCAAGGCGTCTGCCGAGGGTGAGGACGATCGGATTGATGCGGCGTTTTTGTCACCCCACAAATTTCCGGGCGGCCCCGGAGCATCCGGCATTCTGATTGCAGACCGCCGCATGTTCACCAGTCTACGGCCAACTATTACGGGCGGTGGGACCGTGTCCTATGTGACGGCACTGCGCCACAACTACGTCTCTGACCCCGAGCGCCGCGAGGAAGCGGGCACGCCCTCGATCGTCGAGAACATCCGGGCCGGCATGGTCCTGCAACTCAAGGCCGACATGGACGAAAACGAGGTCGAACGCCGCGAACAAGCCTTGACCAGCCGTCTGGAGACCGCACTGCGTGCCGTTCCGGGCATCGAAATTCTTGGGCCGCAGAATGTGCCACGGATCGGTGTCTTCTCGTTCAACATCCGCGTGGCCGGAAAATTGCTGCATCATAACTATGTCGTGGCGCTGCTGAACGACCTGTTCGGTATTCAGGCGCGCGGCGGCTGTTCCTGTGCGGGCCCTTACGGCCATGCGCTGCTTGGCATAGATGATGAAACGGCAGAATGTCACGAACGCGCCGTAGAACAGGGTCATTCCGCCTTCCGCCCCGGCTGGGCGCGATTAGGGGTCAACTGGTTCTTTGACGATTCCGACACCGACCGGATCGCCGCAGCCCTGTCCTTTATCGCCGAGCGTGGCCTTGAATTGCTGGCCTACTACCGTCTTGATCTGTGTGCCGGTGTCTGGCGCGCACAACGCAAGATTGACGACAGTGCTGCAACCTCGCTGTCCGATCTTTGGAACACGCAGGATAAAAATCAAGAAACTGCCCCCACCTTCGAGGGCTGCCTGACATTTGCGCGTGATCTGGCAGATGCCGCTGCCGACCTGTCGCGCGCGCCCCATCTGGATCTGCCGCCCGAAGAAGAAACCCTGCGCTGGTTCTGGATGCCTCACGACACAGTCCCGCCCACGCGACCCCAGCTGGAGACTGCACTTTGA
- a CDS encoding ABC transporter ATP-binding protein — translation MTAEAAPILTVRDLRIALPKGSDRPFALHGLDLTVRPGEIVCMVGESGSGKSLSAGAIMRLLPEPHVHVTGGEITFEGEDLLAKSEADMRKVRGNRISMIFQEPMTALNPQKTVGWQIDEVLKLHMGVTRKERRAHALEMLKRVHIPDPESAYNAYPHQISGGQRQRVMIAMALSLSPKLVIADEPTTALDVTTQLQILKLIRDLQREDGAGVLFITHDFGVVAEIADHVIVLRQGEVVEQGPADQVLNDPQHPYTQALIASVPDLLPPPPKLITTLPLVLKGTGLRKTFAARGGLLTGKRKAVVAVKDLSFELHQGETLGVVGESGSGKTTVSRLVTRLLDADAGAVEVDGTDLLACSPRELRGMRKHIQMVFQDPMASLNPRKRVVDIIAQGPIVHGEDPEKARARARDLLEMVELSPAAANRFPHEFSGGQRQRIGIARALALEPKVIVADEPVSALDVSVQAQVLKLLADLRDRMNLSLLFVTHDLRVAAQLCDRIIVMQKGEVVEAGFTAEVFANPQHEYTRNLLASIPGRTWTPPFRKTDAA, via the coding sequence ATGACCGCTGAAGCAGCACCTATTCTCACGGTTCGCGATCTTCGCATCGCCCTGCCCAAAGGGTCCGACCGTCCCTTTGCACTTCACGGTCTGGACCTGACCGTGCGCCCCGGCGAAATCGTCTGCATGGTGGGCGAATCCGGATCGGGCAAATCGCTCTCGGCGGGGGCGATCATGCGGCTTTTGCCAGAGCCGCATGTCCACGTTACCGGCGGGGAAATCACTTTTGAAGGCGAAGACCTGCTGGCCAAATCCGAAGCAGATATGCGCAAGGTTCGCGGCAACCGGATTTCGATGATCTTTCAGGAACCGATGACCGCGCTAAACCCGCAGAAAACCGTGGGCTGGCAAATTGATGAAGTGCTGAAATTGCACATGGGCGTCACGCGCAAGGAACGGCGCGCGCACGCGCTGGAGATGCTGAAACGTGTGCATATCCCCGATCCTGAATCCGCCTATAACGCCTATCCGCACCAGATTTCAGGCGGCCAGCGCCAGCGTGTGATGATCGCGATGGCTCTATCGCTGTCCCCCAAGCTTGTGATCGCGGATGAACCTACGACGGCGCTGGATGTGACGACGCAGTTGCAAATCCTCAAGCTGATCCGCGATCTGCAAAGAGAAGACGGGGCGGGGGTACTGTTCATCACGCACGACTTTGGTGTCGTGGCCGAAATTGCCGACCACGTTATCGTACTGCGTCAGGGCGAAGTGGTTGAACAAGGGCCAGCCGATCAAGTGTTAAACGATCCGCAACATCCCTACACACAGGCGCTGATTGCATCGGTGCCCGACCTGTTACCACCACCGCCCAAACTGATCACCACGCTTCCACTCGTACTGAAGGGCACCGGCCTGCGCAAAACCTTTGCTGCGCGTGGCGGGTTGCTGACCGGCAAGCGCAAAGCGGTGGTCGCCGTCAAAGATCTCAGCTTTGAGCTGCATCAGGGCGAAACTCTGGGCGTGGTGGGTGAATCCGGTTCGGGCAAGACCACCGTGTCACGTCTGGTCACCCGTCTGCTGGACGCTGACGCGGGTGCGGTCGAGGTGGACGGCACTGATCTGCTGGCCTGTTCGCCCCGTGAACTGCGCGGGATGCGAAAACATATCCAGATGGTGTTTCAGGATCCGATGGCTTCGCTTAATCCGCGCAAGCGGGTGGTGGATATCATTGCTCAAGGGCCGATTGTGCATGGCGAAGACCCTGAAAAGGCACGTGCCCGTGCTCGCGATCTGCTGGAGATGGTCGAGTTGTCGCCCGCCGCAGCCAACCGCTTCCCGCACGAGTTTTCGGGTGGCCAGCGGCAACGCATCGGCATTGCCCGCGCATTGGCGCTGGAGCCCAAGGTGATCGTCGCGGACGAACCCGTTTCGGCACTGGATGTCAGTGTTCAGGCCCAAGTTCTGAAACTGCTGGCTGACCTGCGCGACCGGATGAACCTGTCGCTGCTGTTCGTCACCCACGATCTGCGTGTGGCGGCCCAACTGTGCGACCGCATCATCGTGATGCAAAAGGGCGAAGTGGTCGAGGCAGGCTTTACCGCCGAGGTCTTTGCCAATCCGCAACACGAATATACCCGCAATTTGCTCGCCTCTATTCCGGGACGGACCTGGACGCCTCCTTTCCGTAAAACAGACGCCGCTTAA
- a CDS encoding ABC transporter permease, with translation MTVLDTELRPAEPPRYVVFWQRYRRNRAALLGLILFAVVVLMALTAGLVDPGDPLRRAGLPLIAPFVDAANPLGTDQLGRSILSQLFYGARISLLVGVVATLVSIVIGIVIGALAGYFGGWIDDLLMRITEAFQTIPNFVLLLTLVAILGSKIEWITLAIGIVSWTAPARMVRAEFMSLRNREFVDAARNLGVSNTALIFREILPNALPPIIVYASVIMALSILLESALAFLGLGDPNYASWGNMIGQGRAVLRTAWYCSAIPGVAIVLTVLSFSLLGEGLNDAMNPRQKQ, from the coding sequence ATGACTGTTCTTGATACCGAACTGCGCCCGGCAGAGCCGCCACGATATGTTGTCTTCTGGCAGCGTTACCGCCGCAACCGCGCCGCCCTGCTGGGCCTGATACTGTTTGCCGTCGTGGTGCTGATGGCACTGACGGCTGGGCTGGTTGATCCGGGCGATCCGCTGCGCCGTGCAGGTCTACCACTTATTGCACCCTTCGTGGATGCCGCAAACCCACTGGGCACCGACCAGCTTGGCCGCAGTATCCTGTCGCAACTGTTTTACGGGGCGCGCATTTCACTGCTGGTGGGTGTTGTCGCCACGCTGGTGTCGATTGTCATCGGGATCGTGATCGGCGCACTGGCTGGCTACTTTGGCGGCTGGATCGACGATCTGCTGATGCGCATCACCGAAGCGTTTCAAACCATCCCCAACTTCGTGCTTCTGCTGACTCTTGTCGCCATTCTGGGATCGAAAATCGAATGGATCACGCTGGCCATCGGCATCGTAAGCTGGACAGCTCCCGCCCGCATGGTCCGGGCCGAATTCATGTCGCTGCGCAACCGAGAATTTGTCGATGCCGCGCGCAACCTGGGCGTGTCGAACACCGCCTTGATTTTTCGTGAAATCCTGCCCAACGCATTGCCGCCGATCATCGTCTACGCCTCGGTCATCATGGCCCTGTCGATCCTGCTGGAAAGCGCGCTAGCCTTTTTGGGGCTGGGCGATCCGAACTATGCAAGCTGGGGCAACATGATCGGCCAGGGCCGCGCCGTTCTGCGCACCGCGTGGTATTGCTCGGCCATTCCGGGCGTTGCCATCGTGCTGACGGTTCTGTCCTTCTCACTGCTGGGCGAAGGCCTGAACGACGCAATGAACCCGAGGCAGAAACAATGA
- a CDS encoding ABC transporter permease — MKPTIPPMLIYALRRLLQAIPVIILIMVGTFLLLKLTPGDTVDALVGDMGGADAAFIARLRAEYGLDQPVWVQLWRYMVKLATFDLGQSFVYEQPVATVLLDRLGTTLLLMATSLSLAFSIGITLGAFAARRAYSLTDNLISTLGLIFYATPSFFLSLMMMLLFSVKLGWLPVGGIKTIAGFYTGWDHVLDVARHLVMPTAALSLIYLSFYLRLMRSSVMQVADQDFVRTARAKGAGETRLMVHHIMRNALLPAVTLFGLQFSTLLGGSVVVETIFTLPGLGQLAYQSVIQRDMNTLMGIIFLCSIIVILVNFLTDLLYARLDSRIELS, encoded by the coding sequence ATGAAACCAACCATCCCCCCGATGCTGATCTACGCGCTCAGGCGTCTTTTACAGGCCATTCCGGTCATCATCCTGATCATGGTCGGTACTTTCCTCCTGCTCAAACTGACGCCAGGCGATACCGTTGACGCGCTGGTCGGTGACATGGGTGGTGCTGATGCCGCCTTTATCGCCAGACTGCGTGCCGAATACGGTCTGGATCAGCCTGTATGGGTGCAACTTTGGCGCTACATGGTGAAGCTGGCGACCTTCGATCTGGGTCAGTCGTTCGTTTACGAACAACCCGTCGCAACCGTTCTGTTAGACCGACTTGGCACCACGTTGTTGCTGATGGCAACATCGCTCAGCCTGGCCTTTTCCATCGGTATCACGTTGGGCGCCTTTGCCGCACGGCGCGCCTATTCGCTGACCGACAACCTGATTTCAACTCTGGGGTTGATATTCTATGCCACGCCCAGCTTCTTTCTGTCGCTGATGATGATGTTGCTGTTCTCGGTCAAACTGGGCTGGCTGCCGGTTGGCGGGATCAAGACCATCGCAGGGTTTTACACCGGTTGGGACCACGTCTTGGACGTGGCAAGACACCTAGTTATGCCAACGGCAGCGCTGTCGCTGATCTATCTTTCGTTCTACCTTCGGCTGATGCGATCCTCTGTAATGCAGGTCGCAGATCAGGATTTTGTACGTACCGCCCGCGCCAAGGGCGCAGGTGAAACGCGGCTGATGGTGCATCACATCATGCGCAACGCACTGCTGCCTGCGGTGACCCTGTTCGGCCTGCAATTCTCGACCTTGCTGGGCGGATCGGTGGTGGTGGAAACCATATTTACCCTGCCGGGACTGGGGCAACTGGCCTACCAGTCGGTGATCCAGCGCGACATGAACACGCTGATGGGCATTATTTTTTTGTGCTCGATCATCGTGATCCTCGTCAATTTTCTAACCGACCTGCTTTACGCACGTCTTGACAGCCGGATTGAACTTTCATGA
- a CDS encoding ABC transporter substrate-binding protein, whose amino-acid sequence MKKQLIGLGVACLTATAALAPAVASAQEVKKGGTAIVHMISEQRILNPALRASTGVYNISGKIVEPLIDKSYDGYVPVLATEWSGSNDGLTITVKLRENIRWHDGEDFTCEDVSYTAIEMWKKLLNYSSALQANLESVDCPDPHTAVFNYSKPMPIDLFVAAMPDLGHPMPKHLYEGTDILNNPYNTAPVGTGPFKFVEYERGQYVMAEKNEDYWREGYPYLDRIVWRFIKDKSAAAAALEAGEVHESGFIGVSMADVVRLSEDDRFDVGTQGYENNVAHSTVEFNHRNPILADVKVRQAMYHGLDIDYAIDTIMRGFAAPGRGPVPQAGGANYTDDVTTYPYDVELAKEMLDEAGYPVKDDGFRFKLRHRPAPWGEYTQLWGEYFAQAMREIDIDVEILTNDAPGFLNGVYRDHDFDTANGWHQFRSDPAVSTTVWLRSGQAEGTPWTNQFGWKSEEMDQMIDDAASELDPETRAEMYHAIQRKAMEEVPVIFAIEHPFISVTSKKLMNHHNTPRWNSSSWYDLWLDE is encoded by the coding sequence ATGAAGAAACAACTGATCGGTCTTGGCGTCGCGTGCTTGACCGCAACAGCCGCACTCGCACCTGCAGTGGCTTCGGCACAAGAGGTGAAAAAGGGCGGCACCGCAATTGTCCATATGATTTCCGAACAACGGATCCTGAACCCAGCACTGCGAGCGTCAACCGGCGTTTACAACATCAGCGGCAAAATCGTAGAGCCGCTGATCGACAAAAGCTATGACGGTTATGTGCCTGTGTTGGCAACGGAGTGGTCCGGATCGAATGACGGTCTGACAATCACCGTAAAGCTGCGTGAAAATATTCGCTGGCACGATGGTGAGGACTTCACCTGCGAAGATGTTTCCTACACCGCCATCGAGATGTGGAAAAAACTGCTGAACTATTCGTCTGCCTTGCAGGCCAATCTGGAATCTGTCGATTGCCCCGATCCGCACACGGCCGTTTTCAACTATTCCAAGCCGATGCCGATTGATCTGTTCGTTGCTGCTATGCCCGACCTTGGCCACCCGATGCCCAAGCACCTGTACGAAGGCACCGACATTCTGAACAACCCGTACAACACCGCCCCCGTGGGCACCGGCCCGTTCAAATTCGTCGAATACGAACGCGGCCAGTACGTGATGGCAGAAAAGAATGAAGACTACTGGCGCGAAGGCTATCCCTATCTCGACCGCATCGTCTGGCGGTTCATCAAGGATAAATCGGCTGCCGCTGCCGCGCTGGAAGCGGGCGAAGTCCACGAATCCGGCTTTATCGGCGTGTCGATGGCCGATGTCGTCCGCCTGTCGGAAGACGACCGCTTTGACGTCGGCACGCAGGGCTACGAAAACAACGTCGCCCACTCCACGGTCGAGTTCAACCATCGCAATCCGATCCTTGCGGATGTGAAGGTGCGCCAGGCCATGTATCACGGGCTGGACATCGATTATGCCATCGACACCATCATGCGTGGCTTTGCAGCACCGGGCCGCGGACCGGTTCCGCAAGCGGGTGGCGCCAACTACACCGACGATGTGACGACCTATCCTTACGACGTCGAACTGGCGAAAGAGATGCTCGACGAGGCAGGCTATCCCGTCAAGGATGACGGCTTTCGCTTCAAGCTGCGTCACCGCCCTGCGCCATGGGGTGAATATACCCAGCTTTGGGGTGAATATTTCGCTCAAGCGATGCGGGAGATCGACATCGACGTCGAAATCCTGACCAACGACGCGCCCGGCTTCCTGAATGGAGTGTACCGCGACCACGACTTTGACACGGCCAACGGCTGGCATCAGTTCCGGTCCGACCCTGCGGTGTCAACAACCGTCTGGCTGCGCTCGGGTCAGGCCGAAGGCACACCCTGGACCAACCAGTTCGGCTGGAAAAGCGAAGAGATGGACCAGATGATCGACGACGCGGCCTCCGAGCTTGACCCGGAAACACGCGCCGAAATGTATCATGCGATCCAGCGCAAGGCGATGGAGGAAGTCCCGGTGATCTTCGCCATCGAACACCCCTTCATCTCCGTCACGTCGAAAAAGCTGATGAACCACCACAATACACCGCGCTGGAACTCGTCCAGCTGGTACGATCTGTGGCTCGACGAATAA
- a CDS encoding SDR family oxidoreductase, which produces MQKTVWVTGAGSGIGAAVALAFATAGYRVALTGRGAQALEDVAAKCPDRASVLVVSGDVTDRQGMADAAQQIAAWGEGLHILCNNAGLNIPRRRWADLDWESWDNLLQVNVTGALNVIAACLPIMRAQHDGIMIHTSSWAGRFHSPGGGVAYGASKHALSDISTSLNSEEGANGIRSTALCPAEVATPLLAKRPGFDMSTLADMIQPEDMAQTALYVAGMNPSVAVHEILLAPVRK; this is translated from the coding sequence ATGCAGAAAACAGTTTGGGTGACTGGCGCGGGGTCGGGCATTGGGGCCGCGGTTGCGTTGGCATTTGCCACGGCGGGCTATCGGGTTGCCCTGACCGGTCGCGGCGCGCAAGCACTGGAAGATGTTGCGGCGAAATGCCCGGACAGGGCAAGTGTGCTGGTGGTTTCAGGGGATGTAACTGACCGGCAGGGCATGGCGGATGCCGCGCAGCAGATCGCGGCGTGGGGGGAGGGTCTGCATATCCTGTGCAACAATGCGGGTCTGAACATTCCGCGCCGCCGCTGGGCCGATCTTGATTGGGAGAGTTGGGACAATCTGTTGCAGGTCAACGTGACCGGCGCGCTGAATGTGATCGCTGCTTGTCTGCCGATCATGCGCGCGCAGCATGATGGCATTATGATTCACACCTCAAGCTGGGCGGGGCGGTTTCATTCGCCAGGCGGCGGCGTCGCATATGGGGCGTCGAAACATGCGCTGTCCGATATCTCCACCAGTCTGAACAGCGAGGAAGGAGCGAACGGCATCCGCTCGACCGCGCTGTGCCCCGCCGAGGTCGCGACACCACTTCTTGCCAAGCGCCCGGGCTTTGACATGTCTACGCTGGCCGACATGATCCAGCCCGAGGATATGGCGCAAACAGCGCTTTATGTGGCTGGTATGAATCCATCCGTCGCCGTACATGAAATTCTTTTGGCTCCGGTGCGCAAGTAA